The proteins below are encoded in one region of Rhinolophus sinicus isolate RSC01 linkage group LG07, ASM3656204v1, whole genome shotgun sequence:
- the AKAP8 gene encoding A-kinase anchor protein 8 isoform X1 has protein sequence MEQGYGGYGAWSAGPANTQGAYGAGVASWQGYENYNYYGAQNTGVTTGATYSYGPASWETTKASDGLAAGGPAVHMASYGPEPCTDNSDSLIAKINQRLDMMSKEGGRGGSSGGGEGIQDRESSFRFHSFDSYDSRPCLPEHNPYRPSYSYDFDFDLGPERNGGFSSQYSDCRDPARERSSLDSFMRGRGQSRFQDRSNPNTFMRSDPFLPPAASSEPLSASWNEMNYTGGRGLGGPSPSRPLPSLFSQSMAPNYGVMGMQGAAGNYDNSVPYGCGQSQTWMRDRPRRRGFDRCGPDGMGRKRKQLQIYEEPDPKQARADSEGDFSENDDGAGDFRSGDEEFRGEDEFFDSGRQRGEKDDEDDEVKKRREKQRRRDRMRDRAADRIQFACSVCKFRSFEDEEIQKHLQSKFHKETLRFISTKLPDKTVEFLQEYIVNRNKKIEKRRQELLEKESTKPKPDPFKGIGHEHFFKKIEAAHCLACDMLIPAQHQLLQRHLHSVDHNHNRRLAAEQFKKTSLHVAKSVLNNRHIVKMLEKYLKGEDPFTNEAVDPEIEGDDNLGGEDKEETPEEVAAEVLAEVITATVRAVEGEGMPAPESSEMLAEGKGPVDTAEATGGPHPEQLLEAETPCGMASEKGNAEAETGGEAAQAGGEAAQAGGEAAQAGGATEAESTVTVTAPSPAATEAEVKQNEAESKDVIPTE, from the exons GTGCATATGGAGCTGGTGTGGCTAGCTGGCAAG GTTATGAAAACTACAATTATTATGGTGCCCAGAATACCGGCGTCACCACAGGAGCAACCTACAGCTATGGCCCAGCCTCGTGGGAGACCACCAAGGCTAGCGATGGCTTGGCAGCTGGGGGCCCTGCTGTGCATATGGCTTCTTATGGCCCAGAGCCATGCACCGACAATTCCGACTCGCTCATTGCCAAGATCAACCAGCGTTTGGACATGATGTccaaggaaggaggcaggggcgGGAGCAGCGGCGGTGGGGAGGGCATACAGGACCGGGAGAG CTCCTTCCGCTTCCATTCGTTTGATTCTTACGACTCCAGGCCTTGCCTGCCTGAGCACAATCCCTACCGCCCCAGCTACAGCTACGACTTCGACTTTGACCTGGGGCCGGAGCGCAATGGGGGCTTCAGCAGTCAGTACAGCGATTGCCGGGACCCCGCCCGCGAGCGGAGCTCTCTCGATAGCTTCATGCGGGGCAGGGGCCAGAGCCGCTTCCAGGACCGGAGCAATCCCAACACCTTCATGCGCAGTGACCCCTTCTTGCCCCCAGCAGCCTCCTCTGAGCCTTTGTCTGCTTCCTGGAATGAGATGAACTACACTGGTGGGCGGGGCCTGGGAGGCCCCTCCCCTAGCAGGCCTCTGCCGTCCCtcttctcccagtctatggcCCCCAACTACGGCGTGATGGGCATGCAGGGGGCGGCGGGCAATTATGACAACTCTGTGCCCTATGGATGTGGCCAGTCACAGACCTGGATGAGGGATCGG CCCCGGAGGAGAGGGTTTGACCGCTGCGGCCCAGACGGCATGGGCAGGAAACGGAAGCAGTTGCAAATCTACGAGGAGCCAGATCCCAAACAGGCCCGGGCTGACAGCGAAGGAGATTTTTCTGAAAACG ATGATGGAGCTGGTGACTTCCGGTCGGGAGATGAAGAATTCAGGGGT GAGGACGAATTCTTCGACTCTGGGAGGCAGAGAG GAGAGAaggatgatgaggatgatgaagtgaagaagagaagggaaaagcagAGGAGGAGAGACAGGATGCGAGACCGAGCAGCTGACAG gaTTCAGTTCGCCTGTTCCGTGTGCAAGTTTCGtagctttgaagatgaagaaatccAGAAGCATCTGCAAAGCAAATTTCACAAAGAGACATTGCGGTTTATAAGTACCAAACTCCCTGACAAGACGGTGGAGTTCCTCCAG GAATACATTGTAAACAGGAATAAGAAGATTGAGAAGCGGCGCCAGGAACTTCTGGAGAAGGAAAgcacaaaaccaaaaccagatCCTTTCAAAG GGATTGGCCACGAGCACTTCTTCAAGAAGATCGAGGCTGCTCACTGCCTGGCTTGTGACATGCTGATCCCCGCACAGCACCAGCTCTTGCAGCGGCACCTGCACTCTGTGGACCACAATCACAACCGCCGG TTGGCTGCTGAACAGTTTAAGAAAACAAGTCTCCATGTGGCTAAGAGTGTTTTGAACAACAGACATATAGTGAAGATGCTGGAAAAATACCTCAAG GGTGAAGACCCTTTCACCAATGAAGCTGTTGATCCAGAAATCGAAGGAGATGACAATTTAGGAGGTGAGGATAAAGAAGAGACACCTGAGGAGGTGGCTGCAGAAGTCTTAGCTGAGGTGATTACAGCAACAGTGAGGGCAGTAGAGGGGGAAGGAATGCCTGCTCCAGAAAGTAGTGAAATGCTGGCCGAAGGGAAAGGCCCCGTAGACACGGCAGAGGCCACTGGTGGTCCACATCCTGAACAGCTGCTGGAAGCAGAGACACCCTGTGGAATGGCATCTGAGAAGGGGAATGCTGAAGCAGAGACTGGAGGCGAGGCTGCCCAGGCTGGAGGCGAAGCTGCCCAGGCTGGAGGCGAAGCTGCCCAGGCTGGAGGTGCAACAGAGGCAGAAAGCACCGTAACAGTCACTGCTCCTTCCCCAGCTGCCACAGAAGCCGAAGTGaaacaaaatgaagcagaatCCAAAGATGTTATTCCCACAGAATGA
- the AKAP8 gene encoding A-kinase anchor protein 8 isoform X2, whose protein sequence is MHRQFRLAHCQDQPAFGHDVQGRSSFRFHSFDSYDSRPCLPEHNPYRPSYSYDFDFDLGPERNGGFSSQYSDCRDPARERSSLDSFMRGRGQSRFQDRSNPNTFMRSDPFLPPAASSEPLSASWNEMNYTGGRGLGGPSPSRPLPSLFSQSMAPNYGVMGMQGAAGNYDNSVPYGCGQSQTWMRDRPRRRGFDRCGPDGMGRKRKQLQIYEEPDPKQARADSEGDFSENDDGAGDFRSGDEEFRGEDEFFDSGRQRGEKDDEDDEVKKRREKQRRRDRMRDRAADRIQFACSVCKFRSFEDEEIQKHLQSKFHKETLRFISTKLPDKTVEFLQEYIVNRNKKIEKRRQELLEKESTKPKPDPFKGIGHEHFFKKIEAAHCLACDMLIPAQHQLLQRHLHSVDHNHNRRLAAEQFKKTSLHVAKSVLNNRHIVKMLEKYLKGEDPFTNEAVDPEIEGDDNLGGEDKEETPEEVAAEVLAEVITATVRAVEGEGMPAPESSEMLAEGKGPVDTAEATGGPHPEQLLEAETPCGMASEKGNAEAETGGEAAQAGGEAAQAGGEAAQAGGATEAESTVTVTAPSPAATEAEVKQNEAESKDVIPTE, encoded by the exons ATGCACCGACAATTCCGACTCGCTCATTGCCAAGATCAACCAGCGTTTGGACATGATGTccaaggaaggag CTCCTTCCGCTTCCATTCGTTTGATTCTTACGACTCCAGGCCTTGCCTGCCTGAGCACAATCCCTACCGCCCCAGCTACAGCTACGACTTCGACTTTGACCTGGGGCCGGAGCGCAATGGGGGCTTCAGCAGTCAGTACAGCGATTGCCGGGACCCCGCCCGCGAGCGGAGCTCTCTCGATAGCTTCATGCGGGGCAGGGGCCAGAGCCGCTTCCAGGACCGGAGCAATCCCAACACCTTCATGCGCAGTGACCCCTTCTTGCCCCCAGCAGCCTCCTCTGAGCCTTTGTCTGCTTCCTGGAATGAGATGAACTACACTGGTGGGCGGGGCCTGGGAGGCCCCTCCCCTAGCAGGCCTCTGCCGTCCCtcttctcccagtctatggcCCCCAACTACGGCGTGATGGGCATGCAGGGGGCGGCGGGCAATTATGACAACTCTGTGCCCTATGGATGTGGCCAGTCACAGACCTGGATGAGGGATCGG CCCCGGAGGAGAGGGTTTGACCGCTGCGGCCCAGACGGCATGGGCAGGAAACGGAAGCAGTTGCAAATCTACGAGGAGCCAGATCCCAAACAGGCCCGGGCTGACAGCGAAGGAGATTTTTCTGAAAACG ATGATGGAGCTGGTGACTTCCGGTCGGGAGATGAAGAATTCAGGGGT GAGGACGAATTCTTCGACTCTGGGAGGCAGAGAG GAGAGAaggatgatgaggatgatgaagtgaagaagagaagggaaaagcagAGGAGGAGAGACAGGATGCGAGACCGAGCAGCTGACAG gaTTCAGTTCGCCTGTTCCGTGTGCAAGTTTCGtagctttgaagatgaagaaatccAGAAGCATCTGCAAAGCAAATTTCACAAAGAGACATTGCGGTTTATAAGTACCAAACTCCCTGACAAGACGGTGGAGTTCCTCCAG GAATACATTGTAAACAGGAATAAGAAGATTGAGAAGCGGCGCCAGGAACTTCTGGAGAAGGAAAgcacaaaaccaaaaccagatCCTTTCAAAG GGATTGGCCACGAGCACTTCTTCAAGAAGATCGAGGCTGCTCACTGCCTGGCTTGTGACATGCTGATCCCCGCACAGCACCAGCTCTTGCAGCGGCACCTGCACTCTGTGGACCACAATCACAACCGCCGG TTGGCTGCTGAACAGTTTAAGAAAACAAGTCTCCATGTGGCTAAGAGTGTTTTGAACAACAGACATATAGTGAAGATGCTGGAAAAATACCTCAAG GGTGAAGACCCTTTCACCAATGAAGCTGTTGATCCAGAAATCGAAGGAGATGACAATTTAGGAGGTGAGGATAAAGAAGAGACACCTGAGGAGGTGGCTGCAGAAGTCTTAGCTGAGGTGATTACAGCAACAGTGAGGGCAGTAGAGGGGGAAGGAATGCCTGCTCCAGAAAGTAGTGAAATGCTGGCCGAAGGGAAAGGCCCCGTAGACACGGCAGAGGCCACTGGTGGTCCACATCCTGAACAGCTGCTGGAAGCAGAGACACCCTGTGGAATGGCATCTGAGAAGGGGAATGCTGAAGCAGAGACTGGAGGCGAGGCTGCCCAGGCTGGAGGCGAAGCTGCCCAGGCTGGAGGCGAAGCTGCCCAGGCTGGAGGTGCAACAGAGGCAGAAAGCACCGTAACAGTCACTGCTCCTTCCCCAGCTGCCACAGAAGCCGAAGTGaaacaaaatgaagcagaatCCAAAGATGTTATTCCCACAGAATGA